One genomic region from Longimicrobium sp. encodes:
- a CDS encoding chemotaxis protein CheB gives MSGPTQGFRLIAVGVSAGGLLALRTLVSGLPPGFDIPLAIVQHRSRDSELLCDLLQECSRLDVAEASDKESIAPGRVYVAPPDYHLLVEPGYFALSTDEPVRFSRPSIDVMFSSAADAYGVDVIGIVLTGANSDGARGLRKIVDRGGHAIVQDPATSEVRVMPQSALKAVPEACVLPMEEIAPYLAGIEGRRMPPCRKGAA, from the coding sequence ATGTCGGGGCCCACGCAGGGGTTCCGGCTGATCGCGGTGGGCGTGAGCGCCGGCGGGCTGCTGGCGCTCCGCACGCTGGTGTCGGGCCTCCCCCCCGGCTTCGACATCCCCCTGGCCATCGTGCAGCACCGCAGCCGCGACTCGGAGCTGCTCTGCGACCTGCTGCAGGAGTGCTCGCGGCTCGACGTGGCCGAGGCCAGCGACAAGGAGAGCATCGCCCCGGGGCGCGTCTACGTCGCTCCGCCCGACTACCATCTCCTGGTCGAGCCGGGATACTTCGCGCTCAGCACCGACGAGCCGGTGCGCTTCAGCCGCCCCTCCATCGACGTGATGTTCTCGTCCGCGGCCGACGCCTACGGGGTCGACGTCATCGGCATCGTGCTGACCGGCGCCAACTCCGACGGGGCGCGGGGGCTGAGGAAGATCGTGGACCGCGGCGGCCACGCCATCGTGCAGGACCCGGCGACGTCGGAGGTGCGGGTGATGCCGCAGTCGGCGCTCAAGGCGGTTCCCGAGGCGTGCGTGCTGCCGATGGAGGAGATCGCGCCGTACCTGGCGGGGATCGAGGGGCGCCGCATGCCGCCGTGCCGGAAGGGGGCCGCATGA
- a CDS encoding protein-glutamate O-methyltransferase CheR — MAATEKEASSSTAAEGERLKRRRGDAGGALRGGGGLPDTPTGYSPELERVEIQVLLEAVFRHYGFDFRSYAYSSLKRRLWKRISDEGLKTVSQLQDRILHDVDAMERLLLDLSINVTAMFRDPGFYAAFRSRVVPLLRTYPFIRIWHAGCSTGEEVYSMAILLQEEGLYDRTRIYATDINEVVLHRARAGIFPLEKMQEYTENYIRAGGTRSFSEYYTAMYDGALFSPSLTRNVVFSQHNLVTDGSFAEFHVILCRNVMIYFDRELQNRVHDLFYASLVQLGILCLGNKETLRFTTYEDRYEPLDVKEKIYRRVA; from the coding sequence GTGGCGGCCACGGAGAAGGAGGCGAGCAGCAGCACGGCGGCCGAGGGCGAGCGGCTGAAGCGGCGGCGCGGCGACGCGGGCGGCGCGCTCCGCGGCGGGGGCGGGCTGCCCGACACCCCCACCGGCTACTCGCCCGAGCTGGAGCGGGTGGAGATCCAGGTGCTGCTGGAGGCGGTGTTCCGCCACTACGGCTTCGACTTCCGCTCCTACGCCTACTCGTCGCTCAAGCGGCGGCTGTGGAAGCGGATCTCCGACGAGGGGCTGAAGACGGTGAGCCAGCTGCAGGACCGCATCCTGCACGACGTGGACGCCATGGAGCGGCTCCTCCTGGACCTCTCCATCAACGTCACCGCCATGTTCCGCGACCCCGGCTTCTACGCCGCGTTCCGGAGCCGCGTGGTGCCGCTGTTGCGCACCTATCCGTTCATCCGCATCTGGCACGCCGGGTGCTCGACGGGCGAGGAGGTGTACTCGATGGCCATCCTCCTGCAGGAGGAGGGGCTGTACGACCGGACGCGGATCTACGCCACCGACATCAACGAGGTGGTGCTGCATCGCGCGCGGGCCGGGATCTTCCCGCTGGAGAAGATGCAGGAGTACACCGAGAACTACATCCGCGCCGGCGGCACGCGGTCGTTCAGCGAGTATTACACGGCCATGTACGACGGCGCCCTGTTCAGCCCCTCGCTCACGCGCAACGTGGTGTTCTCGCAGCACAACCTGGTCACCGACGGCTCGTTCGCCGAGTTCCACGTGATCCTGTGCCGCAACGTGATGATCTACTTCGACCGCGAGCTGCAGAACCGCGTGCACGACCTGTTCTACGCCTCCCTGGTGCAGCTCGGCATCCTCTGCCTGGGCAACAAGGAGACGCTCCGCTTCACCACCTACGAAGACCGCTACGAGCCGCTGGACGTGAAGGAGAAGATCTACCGGAGGGTGGCCTGA